Proteins encoded by one window of Bauldia sp.:
- a CDS encoding helicase-related protein, protein MNLSDKPESAGGRNVVAVLGPTNTGKTHLAIERMLAHASGVIGLPLRLLAREVYNRVVQRVGVEQVALITGEEKIIPPNARFKVCTVEAMPERTDASFLAIDEIQLAGDLERGHVFTDRMLNLRGRDETLLLGAATMRGIIENLLPGVNVVTRPRMSLLTYSGSKKITRLPSRSAVVAFSADEVYAIAELIRRQRGGAAVVLGSLSPRTRNAQVELFQSGDVDFLVATDAIGMGLNLDVDHVAFASDRKFDGYQHRRLSSAELAQIAGRAGRHMRDGTFGVTGRAEPFEDALVESLESHRFDAVKVVQWRNRDLDFSSLAALKASLDVAPQRQGLTKAPPSVDVDALDRVVRDVTIADMAVGRDRVAMLWDICQIPDYRKIAPANHAELVSTLFTFMVKEGAISDSWFESQVAFADRTDGDIDTLANRIAHIRTWTFAANRPNWLRDPHHWQERTRAIEDRLSDALHERLTARFVDRRTSVLMRRLKENAMLEAEITTTGDVMVEGQHVGNLDGFRFAPDPNATDGPEAKALRAAAQKALAGEIANRADKVATANNGDLVLAGDGALRWQGAIIAKLTEGDDALKPRLILLADEALPAPQRERVQARIDLWIANHIETLLKPLVDLRNAETLPAPARGIAFRLSENLGVIERSDIADEVKALDQETRAGLRNLGVRFGAYHIYVPALLKPAPSALLATLWALKNGGLDVAGLPELSRLAASGRTSVPVDTAITRPLYRVVGYKVAGNRAVRIDILERLADLIRPLIAWRPTTEQPEPPPGAIHGYGFTATVSMTSLLGCSGEDFASVLRSLGYRVERKPVQPKPAAEAAPAAEATPAEGMPPEAAPVAEAAPVVETLAAEPPESAAAEAAVAEPIDAAPVVADAPVAEEVAAVAEAPAVETPAEPQFIEIWRPGRKDRDQQPPRHRRPQRRDAKVEAKPAADAASPAPADAATPATNGETRPPRPQHHARPDRKDGEAERSNNRRPRPEGRRERNDGGRDRGDRPRREPRSAEPMRFSTEPPAGDKRNKPIDPTSPFAALAALKAALEAKERGG, encoded by the coding sequence ATGAATCTTTCCGATAAGCCCGAGAGTGCGGGCGGCCGCAACGTGGTCGCGGTGCTTGGGCCCACCAACACCGGCAAGACCCATCTCGCCATCGAGCGGATGCTGGCGCACGCCTCCGGCGTGATCGGCCTGCCGCTGCGCCTGCTCGCGCGCGAGGTCTACAACCGTGTCGTGCAGCGCGTCGGCGTCGAGCAGGTCGCGCTCATCACCGGCGAAGAAAAGATCATCCCGCCGAACGCGCGCTTCAAGGTGTGCACTGTCGAGGCGATGCCCGAGCGGACCGACGCCTCGTTCCTGGCGATCGACGAGATTCAGTTAGCCGGCGATCTCGAACGCGGCCACGTCTTCACCGATCGCATGCTGAACCTTCGCGGCCGCGACGAGACGCTGCTGCTCGGCGCCGCCACCATGCGCGGCATCATCGAGAATCTCCTGCCCGGCGTGAACGTCGTGACGCGCCCACGCATGTCGCTGCTCACCTACTCCGGCTCGAAGAAGATAACGCGCCTGCCGAGCCGCTCGGCGGTGGTCGCCTTCTCCGCCGACGAGGTCTACGCCATCGCCGAGCTGATCCGCCGCCAGCGCGGCGGCGCCGCGGTCGTGCTGGGCTCGCTCTCGCCGCGCACGCGCAATGCCCAGGTCGAGCTGTTCCAGTCCGGCGATGTCGATTTCCTCGTCGCCACCGACGCCATCGGCATGGGCCTCAACCTCGACGTCGATCACGTCGCCTTCGCCTCGGATCGCAAGTTCGACGGCTATCAGCACCGCCGTCTTTCCTCCGCCGAACTGGCGCAGATCGCCGGCCGCGCCGGCCGCCACATGCGCGACGGCACCTTCGGCGTCACCGGCCGCGCCGAGCCGTTCGAGGATGCGCTGGTCGAGTCGCTGGAGAGCCACCGCTTCGATGCGGTCAAGGTCGTGCAGTGGCGGAACCGCGATCTCGACTTCTCTTCGCTCGCCGCGCTGAAGGCGAGCCTCGACGTCGCGCCGCAGCGCCAGGGCCTCACTAAGGCGCCGCCGTCGGTCGACGTCGATGCGCTGGACCGCGTCGTGCGCGATGTCACGATCGCCGACATGGCCGTCGGCCGCGACCGCGTCGCGATGCTCTGGGACATCTGCCAGATCCCCGACTACCGCAAGATCGCACCCGCCAACCACGCCGAGCTGGTGTCGACATTGTTCACTTTCATGGTCAAGGAAGGCGCCATCTCGGATAGCTGGTTCGAGAGCCAGGTCGCCTTCGCCGACCGTACCGACGGCGACATCGACACCCTCGCCAACCGCATCGCCCACATCCGCACCTGGACTTTCGCGGCTAACCGTCCGAACTGGCTGCGTGACCCGCACCATTGGCAGGAGCGCACGCGCGCGATAGAGGATCGTCTGTCGGATGCCCTCCATGAGCGGCTGACCGCCCGTTTCGTGGACAGGCGGACCAGCGTGCTGATGCGGCGCCTGAAAGAGAACGCGATGCTGGAAGCCGAGATCACGACGACCGGGGACGTGATGGTGGAGGGGCAGCACGTCGGAAACCTCGACGGTTTCCGCTTTGCGCCCGACCCGAATGCCACCGACGGCCCCGAGGCAAAGGCGCTGCGCGCCGCCGCCCAGAAGGCGCTCGCCGGCGAGATCGCCAACCGCGCCGACAAGGTCGCCACCGCCAACAACGGCGACCTCGTGCTCGCCGGCGACGGCGCATTGCGCTGGCAGGGCGCGATCATCGCCAAGCTCACCGAGGGCGACGACGCACTGAAGCCGCGCCTCATCCTGCTCGCCGACGAGGCGCTGCCCGCCCCACAGCGTGAGCGCGTCCAGGCGCGCATCGATCTGTGGATCGCCAATCACATCGAGACGCTGCTGAAGCCGCTCGTCGATCTCCGCAACGCCGAGACGCTGCCGGCACCGGCGCGCGGCATCGCGTTCCGCCTGTCGGAAAATCTCGGCGTCATCGAGCGCAGCGACATCGCCGACGAGGTGAAGGCGCTCGACCAGGAGACGCGCGCCGGCCTGCGCAATCTCGGCGTCCGCTTCGGCGCCTATCACATCTACGTGCCGGCGCTGCTCAAGCCGGCGCCGAGCGCGCTGCTTGCGACGCTGTGGGCGCTGAAGAACGGCGGCCTCGATGTCGCCGGCCTGCCCGAGCTGTCGCGCCTCGCCGCCTCCGGCCGCACCAGCGTGCCGGTCGATACGGCGATCACCCGGCCGCTCTACCGCGTCGTCGGCTACAAGGTTGCCGGAAACCGTGCGGTACGCATCGACATCCTCGAGCGCCTCGCCGATCTCATCCGCCCGCTCATCGCGTGGCGCCCGACAACCGAGCAGCCGGAGCCGCCGCCCGGCGCGATCCACGGATACGGCTTCACCGCGACGGTATCGATGACGTCGCTGCTCGGATGCTCCGGCGAAGATTTTGCATCGGTGCTCCGCTCGCTGGGCTACCGCGTCGAGCGCAAGCCCGTCCAGCCGAAGCCCGCCGCTGAAGCCGCGCCCGCTGCAGAAGCGACGCCGGCCGAAGGCATGCCGCCGGAGGCCGCGCCAGTCGCGGAAGCGGCGCCTGTCGTGGAGACGCTGGCCGCCGAGCCGCCGGAGTCGGCCGCCGCGGAAGCCGCCGTCGCCGAACCGATCGACGCTGCGCCCGTCGTTGCCGACGCGCCGGTCGCCGAAGAGGTGGCTGCTGTCGCGGAGGCTCCCGCCGTCGAGACTCCAGCCGAGCCGCAGTTCATCGAGATCTGGCGCCCCGGCCGCAAGGATCGCGACCAGCAGCCGCCGCGCCATCGCCGTCCACAGCGCCGCGACGCGAAGGTCGAGGCGAAGCCTGCGGCCGATGCCGCCTCGCCGGCCCCGGCCGACGCCGCGACACCGGCAACCAACGGCGAGACACGCCCGCCGCGTCCGCAGCACCACGCCCGCCCCGACCGCAAGGACGGCGAGGCTGAGCGCAGCAACAACCGCCGGCCGCGTCCCGAGGGTCGCCGCGAGCGCAACGACGGCGGTCGCGACCGCGGCGATCGTCCGCGCCGCGAGCCGCGCTCGGCCGAGCCGATGCGCTTCTCGACCGAGCCGCCAGCCGGCGATAAACGCAACAAGCCGATCGATCCGACCTCGCCGTTCGCCGCACTCGCCGCGCTCAAGGCCGCGCTCGAGGCGAAGGAGCGCGGCGGCTGA
- a CDS encoding RNA-binding S4 domain-containing protein — protein sequence MSEDRQRLDKWLWFARIAKSRTLAQKLIVDGRVRINRERRDTASDLVKPGDTLTVTLDRTIRVLRVVGCGERRGPATEARLLYEDLTPPEVPTPTAPRDGGAGRPTKRDRRAITALKRGDMEDER from the coding sequence CTGAGCGAAGACCGCCAGCGCCTCGACAAGTGGCTGTGGTTCGCCCGCATCGCCAAAAGTCGCACGCTGGCCCAGAAGCTGATCGTCGACGGCCGCGTCCGCATCAACCGCGAGCGCCGCGACACGGCGAGCGACCTGGTCAAGCCGGGCGACACGCTGACCGTCACCCTCGACCGCACCATCCGCGTGCTGCGCGTTGTCGGATGCGGCGAACGCCGCGGCCCGGCGACCGAGGCGCGGCTGCTCTACGAGGACCTGACGCCGCCCGAGGTGCCGACGCCCACCGCGCCACGCGACGGCGGCGCCGGCCGGCCGACCAAGCGCGACCGGCGGGCGATCACGGCGCTGAAGCGTGGGGACATGGAGGATGAGAGGTAG
- the fdxA gene encoding ferredoxin FdxA, giving the protein MTYVVNENCIKCKFTDCVEVCPVDCFYEGENMLVIHPDECIDCGVCEPECPVDAIKPDTEPGLEKWLKVNADFAKQWPNITAKKDAPPDAKEFEGQPDKFEKFFSPNPGEGD; this is encoded by the coding sequence GTGACCTACGTCGTCAACGAAAACTGCATCAAGTGCAAATTCACCGACTGCGTCGAGGTGTGCCCCGTCGACTGCTTCTACGAGGGCGAGAACATGCTCGTCATCCATCCCGACGAATGCATCGACTGCGGCGTGTGCGAGCCGGAATGCCCGGTCGACGCGATCAAGCCGGACACCGAGCCAGGCCTGGAGAAATGGCTGAAGGTCAACGCCGACTTCGCCAAGCAGTGGCCGAACATCACTGCCAAGAAGGACGCCCCGCCCGACGCCAAGGAGTTCGAGGGCCAGCCCGACAAGTTCGAGAAGTTCTTCTCGCCCAACCCCGGCGAGGGCGATTAG
- a CDS encoding RNA polymerase factor sigma-32, whose protein sequence is MATTAAASNRDFVRAAMRAPYLEREEEHDLAVRWREKKDQVALDRLTSAHMRLVIAVAARFRNFGLNMGDLIQEGHVGLLEAAARFEPAREVRFSTYATWWIRASIQDYILRNWSIVRSGTSSAQKALFFNLRRLRARLAQTNDNRPRRVVFGEIAEALGVSIADVETMDSRLGAPDTSLNAPLHEGDGGESSNRQDFLVDPVSLPDESVGEQIDTERRTTWLRSALTVLNERELRIVKERRLKDEGATLESLGESLGISKERVRQIENRALEKLREALLKDHPDTASFV, encoded by the coding sequence ATGGCAACGACTGCAGCAGCATCAAATCGTGATTTCGTGCGCGCCGCGATGCGCGCTCCCTACCTCGAGCGCGAGGAGGAGCACGACCTCGCCGTCCGCTGGCGCGAGAAGAAAGACCAGGTCGCGCTCGACCGGCTGACCTCGGCGCACATGCGCCTCGTCATCGCGGTGGCCGCCCGCTTCCGCAACTTCGGCCTCAACATGGGCGACCTCATCCAGGAAGGCCACGTCGGCCTCTTGGAAGCCGCCGCGCGTTTCGAGCCCGCCCGCGAGGTCCGCTTCTCGACCTACGCGACGTGGTGGATCCGCGCCTCCATCCAGGACTACATCCTGCGCAACTGGTCGATCGTCCGCAGCGGCACCTCGTCGGCGCAGAAGGCGCTGTTCTTCAACCTGCGTCGCCTGCGCGCCCGGTTGGCGCAGACCAACGACAACCGCCCGCGCCGCGTCGTCTTCGGCGAGATCGCCGAGGCCTTGGGCGTCTCCATCGCCGACGTCGAGACGATGGACTCGCGCCTCGGCGCGCCGGACACATCGCTGAACGCGCCGCTGCACGAAGGCGACGGCGGCGAAAGCTCGAACCGGCAGGACTTCCTCGTCGATCCGGTCTCGCTGCCCGACGAATCGGTCGGCGAGCAGATCGACACCGAGCGCCGCACGACGTGGCTGCGCTCGGCGCTGACGGTGTTGAACGAGCGCGAACTGCGCATCGTCAAGGAGCGCCGCCTCAAGGACGAAGGCGCGACGCTGGAGTCGCTCGGCGAAAGCCTCGGCATCTCGAAGGAGCGTGTCCGCCAGATCGAGAACCGCGCGCTGGAGAAGCTCCGCGAGGCGCTGCTCAAGGACCACCCCGACACCGCTTCGTTCGTCTAG
- a CDS encoding M48 family metalloprotease, which produces MTVRTTMWALRADQGWGRVAAVALAAMLVAGCSTAGRNSPTAAIFGADAPGANTPAVDTQEHSRIVAAYGGIYHDANVEQTLVPIVSRIVASSDRPDQAYRITILNSPAINAFALPGGYLYVTRGLLALASDSSEVAAVLAHEMGHITANHAQARQEKAREALVVSKAVSEVLNDDNSGQLALASSQRNLASFSRQQELEADAIGVRTIGKAGYDPFAAARFLTAMAHYSDFRASQTLRDKAPDFLATHPSTPERVGFAQQAARQFGAPGIGETDRDRYLAGIDGMVFGDDPGQGFVRDRTFIHPGLAIGFTVPEGFVIDNTSDAVLATGVDGTALRFDAVGLATGTDLVEYLKSGWINGLDENSIQSFSVNGLQAASAEAQAKGWFFQIAVIKAAGAATYRFIFANEAASDAFHREAQATTASFRTVTPQELAALKALHVHIVTAAAGDTEAIVARRMRGVDRPRELFRALNDLDPGEAIVAGTKLKIVDDR; this is translated from the coding sequence ATGACGGTCAGGACGACGATGTGGGCGCTCCGCGCTGATCAGGGCTGGGGCAGGGTGGCGGCGGTGGCGCTGGCGGCGATGCTCGTCGCCGGCTGCAGCACCGCCGGCCGCAATAGCCCGACCGCGGCGATCTTCGGTGCCGATGCGCCGGGCGCCAACACCCCGGCCGTCGATACGCAGGAACATTCGCGCATCGTCGCGGCGTATGGCGGCATCTACCACGATGCCAACGTCGAGCAGACGCTGGTGCCGATCGTGTCGCGCATTGTCGCCTCGTCCGACCGGCCCGACCAGGCGTACCGCATCACCATCCTGAACTCGCCGGCGATCAACGCGTTCGCGCTCCCCGGCGGCTATCTCTACGTGACGCGCGGCCTGCTCGCGCTTGCCAGCGATTCGTCCGAGGTCGCCGCGGTGCTGGCGCACGAGATGGGCCACATCACCGCCAACCACGCGCAGGCGCGCCAGGAGAAGGCGCGTGAGGCGCTGGTGGTGTCGAAGGCGGTGTCGGAAGTGCTGAACGACGACAACAGCGGCCAGCTCGCCCTGGCGTCGAGCCAGCGCAATCTCGCCAGCTTCTCGCGCCAGCAGGAACTGGAGGCCGACGCGATCGGCGTGCGCACCATCGGCAAGGCCGGCTACGATCCGTTCGCGGCGGCGCGCTTCCTCACCGCGATGGCGCACTACTCAGACTTCCGCGCGTCGCAGACGCTGCGCGACAAGGCGCCGGACTTCCTCGCCACGCATCCCTCGACGCCGGAGCGTGTCGGCTTCGCCCAGCAGGCGGCGCGCCAGTTCGGTGCGCCGGGCATCGGCGAGACCGACCGCGACCGCTATCTCGCCGGCATCGACGGCATGGTGTTCGGCGACGATCCCGGCCAGGGCTTCGTGCGCGACCGCACGTTCATCCATCCCGGGCTCGCCATCGGCTTCACGGTGCCGGAAGGCTTCGTCATCGACAACACCAGCGACGCGGTGCTGGCGACCGGCGTCGATGGCACGGCGCTGCGCTTCGACGCGGTCGGGCTCGCGACCGGCACCGATCTCGTCGAGTATCTGAAATCAGGCTGGATCAACGGGCTCGACGAGAACAGCATCCAGAGCTTCTCGGTCAACGGCCTGCAGGCGGCGTCGGCCGAGGCGCAGGCCAAGGGCTGGTTCTTCCAGATCGCGGTGATCAAGGCGGCGGGCGCGGCGACCTACCGCTTCATCTTCGCCAACGAGGCGGCGAGCGACGCCTTCCATCGCGAGGCGCAGGCGACGACGGCGAGCTTCCGCACCGTGACGCCGCAGGAGCTCGCCGCGCTGAAGGCACTGCACGTCCACATCGTGACGGCGGCCGCCGGCGACACCGAGGCGATCGTGGCGCGCCGCATGCGCGGCGTCGACCGGCCGCGCGAACTGTTCCGCGCGCTGAACGATCTCGACCCGGGCGAGGCGATCGTCGCCGGGACGAAGCTGAAGATTGTGGACGATCGGTAA
- a CDS encoding thermonuclease family protein — protein MLTGSALAAECPAAGSDTAVVAEVIDGATLRLADGAEIRLAGIEAPARPLALAAGAAWSAGEAARAALAQLAAGKSVALAEAGDAPDRYGRAHAYAFLADGRALAEALIGEGYARARWFPNENGCFPAFLAAEKAARQAKRGLWGQPEYATLEANDPSLGTRNGLYHLVEGRVVSVGHGSRMIFLDFGHDIRRDFTVMVSPAVGEALAAAGRPVDGFAERRVRVRGVIEESNGPAIRLNDPAEIELLDDDGQDDDVGAPR, from the coding sequence ATGCTGACGGGCTCGGCATTGGCGGCCGAATGTCCTGCCGCGGGCTCGGATACGGCCGTGGTCGCTGAGGTCATCGACGGCGCCACGTTGCGCCTCGCCGATGGTGCCGAGATTCGTCTCGCCGGCATCGAGGCTCCGGCGCGGCCTTTGGCGCTGGCGGCCGGGGCGGCGTGGTCGGCGGGTGAGGCGGCGCGGGCGGCCCTGGCGCAACTCGCCGCCGGGAAAAGCGTCGCCCTGGCGGAAGCCGGCGACGCGCCTGATCGGTATGGGCGGGCGCATGCCTATGCATTTTTGGCCGACGGGCGGGCGCTCGCCGAGGCGCTGATTGGCGAGGGCTATGCGCGGGCGCGCTGGTTTCCGAACGAGAATGGCTGTTTTCCGGCCTTTCTGGCGGCGGAAAAGGCGGCGCGGCAGGCGAAACGCGGGCTGTGGGGCCAGCCGGAATACGCAACCCTGGAGGCCAATGATCCTTCGCTTGGCACCCGAAACGGCTTATATCACCTCGTCGAAGGTCGGGTGGTCTCGGTCGGTCACGGGTCGCGCATGATCTTCCTCGATTTCGGCCACGACATCCGGCGCGATTTCACCGTCATGGTGTCGCCGGCCGTCGGCGAGGCGCTGGCTGCAGCCGGGCGTCCGGTCGATGGCTTCGCAGAGCGGCGGGTGCGCGTGCGTGGCGTGATCGAGGAAAGCAACGGCCCGGCGATAAGATTGAACGATCCGGCCGAGATCGAATTGTTGGACGATGACGGTCAGGACGACGATGTGGGCGCTCCGCGCTGA
- the rfbD gene encoding dTDP-4-dehydrorhamnose reductase, with the protein MILVLGGHGQLGSELVVKAGEAGVPLVAAGHAEVDVADPKTIARAVAKYRPTLIVNAAAYNNVDKAESQVAQAERTNALGASVAAASAKRAGLPIIHISTDYVFDGEKTGAYVETDPVGPLSAYGRTKEKGEEGVRNSHPQHLILRTSWLYGVHGSNFLKTVVKLAAERDTLGFVAAQRGTPTSTAELAKAILTAADTIAKGTAPWGTYHVAGQGATSRHGMATAIVAAQERFTHRAPPIEVIAVSPDAARRPANSALDSSKFAATFGYAPGDWREAIEHAVNLLFAKQGRM; encoded by the coding sequence GTGATTCTGGTTCTCGGCGGACACGGGCAGCTCGGCAGCGAGCTGGTCGTCAAGGCAGGCGAAGCGGGCGTGCCGCTCGTCGCGGCCGGCCACGCGGAAGTCGACGTCGCCGACCCGAAGACGATCGCGCGCGCGGTCGCGAAATATCGCCCGACGCTGATCGTCAACGCCGCCGCCTACAACAACGTCGACAAGGCGGAGAGCCAGGTGGCGCAGGCGGAGCGCACCAATGCGCTCGGCGCCTCGGTCGCGGCAGCCTCGGCGAAGCGCGCCGGGCTGCCGATCATCCATATCTCGACCGACTACGTCTTCGACGGCGAGAAGACCGGCGCCTACGTCGAGACCGATCCGGTCGGGCCGCTCAGCGCCTACGGCCGGACGAAGGAGAAGGGCGAGGAGGGCGTCCGCAACAGTCATCCGCAGCACCTGATCCTGAGGACGAGCTGGCTCTACGGCGTGCACGGCTCGAATTTCCTGAAGACGGTGGTGAAGCTTGCCGCCGAGCGCGACACGCTGGGCTTCGTCGCCGCGCAGCGCGGCACGCCGACCTCGACAGCGGAGCTGGCGAAGGCGATCCTCACCGCCGCCGACACCATCGCCAAAGGCACCGCGCCGTGGGGCACGTATCACGTCGCGGGACAGGGCGCGACGTCGCGGCACGGCATGGCGACGGCGATCGTCGCGGCGCAGGAACGCTTCACCCACCGCGCGCCGCCGATCGAGGTGATCGCCGTTTCACCGGACGCGGCGCGCCGCCCGGCCAACTCGGCGCTCGACTCGTCGAAATTCGCGGCGACCTTCGGCTACGCGCCGGGCGACTGGCGGGAAGCCATCGAGCACGCGGTCAATCTGCTCTTCGCCAAGCAGGGGCGGATGTGA
- a CDS encoding alpha/beta fold hydrolase, translating to MAVSVSRVKAICAALTLAGVLALGGCADLPEITGKEKLADIAPTGPLVGAGEVYLLRGGFNIFSTGMDELAAKLRARGVDARSYGHAQWRELAADARQRYVANHAPIVLVGHSWGVLGAVLMARELAKTSTPVALMVLYDSTDPVVVPANVKHVINLRSKAAIGAHIAVTGGYGFGGVIDIEDRPEYGHLNMDNAPALHEETIAEVLQVLAGRKTKR from the coding sequence ATGGCCGTAAGTGTATCCCGAGTTAAGGCAATTTGCGCCGCGCTGACGTTAGCCGGCGTACTGGCGCTCGGCGGTTGCGCCGACCTGCCGGAGATCACCGGCAAGGAGAAGCTTGCCGATATCGCGCCCACCGGGCCGCTCGTCGGTGCCGGCGAGGTCTATCTCCTGCGCGGCGGCTTCAACATCTTCTCGACCGGCATGGACGAGCTCGCCGCGAAGCTCAGGGCGCGCGGCGTCGATGCCCGCTCCTACGGCCACGCGCAGTGGCGCGAGCTCGCCGCCGACGCGCGCCAGCGCTATGTCGCCAACCACGCCCCGATCGTTCTGGTCGGCCACTCGTGGGGCGTGCTCGGCGCCGTGCTCATGGCGCGGGAACTCGCCAAGACGAGCACGCCGGTGGCGCTGATGGTGCTCTACGATTCGACCGACCCGGTGGTCGTCCCGGCAAACGTAAAGCACGTGATCAACCTGCGCTCGAAGGCGGCGATCGGCGCGCACATCGCGGTCACCGGCGGCTACGGCTTCGGCGGCGTCATCGACATCGAGGACCGGCCGGAATACGGCCACCTCAACATGGACAACGCCCCGGCGCTGCACGAGGAAACCATCGCCGAGGTGCTGCAGGTGCTGGCCGGGCGGAAAACGAAACGGTAA
- a CDS encoding protein-S-isoprenylcysteine O-methyltransferase, whose product MMTVVAAKIIWLLGIVAWYAIRYPFQRHAAKNGVARSAGGTGDRVALTISAIGQFVVPAIYVVSGQPAFADYPFQPPLTWLGLVVLIAALALFRVTHKQLGRNWSVTLETRTRHELVTDGLYGYVRHPMYSSFLLLAIAQALLLPNWVAGLSGIVGIAVLFFYRIDKEEALMTESFGDEYRAYMRRTARIVPWLY is encoded by the coding sequence ATGATGACAGTCGTGGCCGCCAAGATAATCTGGCTTCTCGGAATCGTCGCCTGGTACGCGATCCGCTATCCCTTCCAGCGCCATGCCGCCAAGAACGGCGTTGCCCGGTCGGCAGGGGGCACTGGCGACCGCGTCGCCCTCACCATCTCGGCCATCGGGCAGTTCGTCGTGCCGGCCATTTACGTCGTAAGCGGCCAGCCGGCGTTTGCCGACTATCCGTTCCAGCCGCCGCTGACCTGGCTCGGCCTCGTGGTGCTGATCGCGGCGCTGGCGCTGTTCCGCGTCACCCACAAGCAGCTCGGGCGGAACTGGTCGGTGACGCTGGAAACGCGGACCAGGCATGAGCTGGTCACCGACGGCCTGTACGGATACGTACGCCACCCGATGTATTCGTCGTTCCTGCTGCTGGCGATCGCCCAGGCGCTGCTGCTGCCCAATTGGGTCGCCGGGCTGTCGGGCATCGTCGGCATCGCCGTGCTGTTCTTCTACCGGATCGACAAGGAGGAGGCGCTGATGACCGAATCCTTCGGCGATGAATACCGGGCCTATATGCGGCGCACGGCGCGCATCGTTCCGTGGCTCTACTGA
- a CDS encoding CAP domain-containing protein — protein MRAPALAFAFAAAVALAACTTGGSSGANFQTALATKAGTVDAAEAAALISQYRRANGKSAVAVDPTLMAIAQVHSDRMAAADTMTHVLPGEGSFLDRLKAGGYQAGMAAENVAVGQTTLAEVLQAWQNSPSHNENLLEEHVDEIGIAVSIASGGKYKYFWTLVLGKKRPVGMGGPAGITTENGTTLTIN, from the coding sequence ATGCGCGCCCCTGCCCTCGCTTTCGCCTTTGCCGCCGCCGTGGCGCTCGCCGCCTGCACGACCGGCGGCTCGTCGGGGGCGAACTTCCAGACCGCGCTCGCCACCAAGGCGGGCACGGTAGACGCCGCCGAGGCCGCGGCCCTGATCTCGCAATACCGCCGGGCGAATGGGAAATCGGCCGTGGCCGTCGATCCGACGCTGATGGCGATCGCGCAAGTGCACTCCGATCGCATGGCGGCCGCCGATACGATGACGCATGTGCTGCCGGGCGAAGGCAGCTTCCTTGATCGCCTCAAGGCCGGCGGCTACCAGGCCGGCATGGCGGCCGAGAACGTCGCGGTCGGCCAGACGACGCTAGCCGAGGTGCTGCAGGCCTGGCAGAATTCGCCGAGCCACAACGAGAACCTGCTCGAGGAGCACGTCGATGAGATCGGCATCGCGGTCTCGATCGCCTCGGGCGGCAAGTACAAATATTTCTGGACGCTGGTGCTCGGCAAGAAGCGGCCCGTCGGCATGGGCGGCCCGGCCGGCATCACGACCGAAAACGGCACGACGCTGACGATCAACTAG